Sequence from the Microbacterium faecale genome:
ACGTGCTGCGCTTCGGTGAAGCCATGTTTCGATGCGGTCTCACGCGCCCAGCGCTCGACGGCTCCCGCCTCGATCTCGACGGTACGGCCGCAACGCCGGCAGATGAGGTGATGGTGATGCTCCGTCATCTCGCAGGCGCGGAAAAGGTTCTCCCCCTCCGGGCTCTGCAGGCTGTCGGCCTCCCCGTTCTTCGCGAAGCTCGCGAGCGTGCGATAGACGGTCGCCAGGCCGATCCCGGTCTTGTCTCGGATCGCCGCGTGGAGGTCCTGCGCGCTGACGAAACCGTCGGTCGACGCGAGTGCATCACGCACCGCCTCCCGCTGCCACGTATTGCGCTGTGCCATGCCTGCGAGTCTACGTCGCCAGGACCCGCTCGGCCTGCCTGGCCGGGCGGCGGCCGACCCGGTCGCGACGCCAGGCGACGAGGCGGCACACGAGGTAGATGAGGAACGAGATGGTCGTGATGTAGGGGCTCACCGGAAGCGTGCCGGCGATGGCGAGCAGGATCCCGCCGGCCGCCGACACCAGACCGAAGATGGCCGCCAGCACGGGGACGCCGACCGGTCCGTGACTGACCCGCATCGCCGCGGCCGCCGGGGTGACGAGGAGCGCCATCACGAGCAGGGCACCGATGATGTGCACCGCGGCCGCCACGATCGCACCGAGCAACAGCATGAACACAATGCTCAGACCGCGCACGGGCAGGCCACGTGCCTCGGCGGACGCGGCGTCGAGCGAGTCGAAGCGCAACGGGTTCCACACGAGGACGAGCCCGACGAGGACGACGGCGCTGATCACGATGAGCCACGTCAGGTCGGGTGCCGTCACGGCCACGATCTGACCGGTCAGCAGGCTGAAGCGATTCGCGGACCTGCCCTGATACAGCGACAGGAAGAGGATCCCCAGGCCGAGGCCGAACGGCATGAGCACGCCGACGATCGAGTTGCGATCGCGCGCGCGGGCGCCGAGCAGTCCGATGACGAGCGCGGCCGCGACCGCGCCGACGAGCGAACCGGCGACGACGGATCCGCCCAGCAGCAGCGCGAGCGCGGCGCCCGCGAACGACAGCTCGCTGATGCCGTGCACGGCGAAGGCCATGTCTCGCTGCATGACGAACACGCCGACCAGGCCGCCGACCACGCCCAACGCGATCGCGGCGATGAGGGGGTTGATCATGAGCTGCAACAGCTCGCCGTAGTCCTCGAACGAGAACACATCCGACCACGTCATGGCTCAGAACCCCCCGTCGTGGTCGTCGTCATGGTCGTGGTCGTGGTGCGGGTGGTGCTCCTCGCCGCCCGGCACCCCCGCGACGAGCAGGCGTCCCGCAGCACGTACGACATCGACCGGCGCGCCGTACAGGTCGCTCAGCACGTCGCCGCGGAGCACCTCGTCGACGGTGCCGAGCCGGAAGCGGCCACCGGCGAGGTAAAGGATGCGGTCGACGCTCCCCAGCACGGGGTTCACGTCGTGCGTGACGAAGACGACGCCCGCGCCCGCGGAGCGGCGATGCTCGTCGATGATCCCCGTGACGGCGCGCTGGTTCCGCAGATCCAGGCTCGACAACGGCTCGTCACACAGCAGCAGCTCGGGGCGATCGGCAAGTGCCTGCCCGACGCGGAGTCGCTGCTGCTCGCCCCCGGAGAGAGATCCGACGGGGTCGTCCGCATACCCGGTCGCGCCGACGGCCTCGAGCAGGGCGTCGACCCGTTCCCGATCACCGCGACGGGGAATCGGAGCGCCGAACCTGGTGCCGCTCACGCCGAGCGCCACGAGGTCGCGCGCCCGCAGCCCGGCACCGGGCGCGTACGGGCGCTGCTGGGGGATGTAGCCGACGCGACGGCTGCCGCGACGCACGGGTTCCCGCGAAACGCGGATCGATCCGCGCGTCAGCCGCTGCAGTCCGAGGATGGCGCGCAGCAGGGTCGTCTTGCCGGATCCCGACGGGCCGAGGACCGCGATGAACTCGCCCGCGGCGAGCGCGAGGTCGAGGTCGCGCCACAGCTCGCGTCCGCCGACGTCGACAGCGGCGCCCGAGATCTGCAGGACGGGGTCGGTCACGCGCTCTTCCTCATGGTTGTCGATTATGCGGCACGCCGGCTGGTCGCCGGCGGCATCCGTCACGACAGGGCGTCGGAGAGCGCGTCGGCGTTGCCGGTCATCCAGGTGACGTAATCGGATCCATCCGGGATGGTCTCGGTGAACTCGACGACGGGCACGTCGCTGTCCTCGGCGGCGGCGATGACCCGATCGGTCTCGGATCCGCCGGTGTGCGCGTTCGCGATGAGGACAGTCACCTCGCCGCTTTCGATCGCCTTGAGCGCGTCGTTGAGCACGGCCGGGGCGACGCCCTCACCGTTCTCGACGGCCTCGGCGAAGCCGTCCACGGTGACGTCCTCGAGGCCGGCCGCGGCGGCGAAGTAGCCGCCGACCGGCTCGGTGAAGAAGGCCGTGTCGCCCGCGTGTTCGTCCGCGATGTCGCTGAGGCGCGTCTCGAGGTCCTCGAGCTCGCTGATCAGTGCGGCCGATCCCTCTTCTGCCACCTCCGCGGCCTCGGGGGCCAGGTCGGCGAGCTCGGCGGCCACGCCCTCGACGAGATGGATCATGGTGTGCGGGTCGTACCAGACGTGCTCGTTGAACGAGTGGTCGTGATCGTGGTCGCCGCCGTGGCCATGGTCGTGATCGTGGTCGCC
This genomic interval carries:
- a CDS encoding metal ABC transporter ATP-binding protein, which gives rise to MTDPVLQISGAAVDVGGRELWRDLDLALAAGEFIAVLGPSGSGKTTLLRAILGLQRLTRGSIRVSREPVRRGSRRVGYIPQQRPYAPGAGLRARDLVALGVSGTRFGAPIPRRGDRERVDALLEAVGATGYADDPVGSLSGGEQQRLRVGQALADRPELLLCDEPLSSLDLRNQRAVTGIIDEHRRSAGAGVVFVTHDVNPVLGSVDRILYLAGGRFRLGTVDEVLRGDVLSDLYGAPVDVVRAAGRLLVAGVPGGEEHHPHHDHDHDDDHDGGF
- a CDS encoding metal ABC transporter permease — encoded protein: MTWSDVFSFEDYGELLQLMINPLIAAIALGVVGGLVGVFVMQRDMAFAVHGISELSFAGAALALLLGGSVVAGSLVGAVAAALVIGLLGARARDRNSIVGVLMPFGLGLGILFLSLYQGRSANRFSLLTGQIVAVTAPDLTWLIVISAVVLVGLVLVWNPLRFDSLDAASAEARGLPVRGLSIVFMLLLGAIVAAAVHIIGALLVMALLVTPAAAAMRVSHGPVGVPVLAAIFGLVSAAGGILLAIAGTLPVSPYITTISFLIYLVCRLVAWRRDRVGRRPARQAERVLAT
- a CDS encoding Fur family transcriptional regulator, whose translation is MAQRNTWQREAVRDALASTDGFVSAQDLHAAIRDKTGIGLATVYRTLASFAKNGEADSLQSPEGENLFRACEMTEHHHHLICRRCGRTVEIEAGAVERWARETASKHGFTEAQHVIDVFGVCAECAARAA
- a CDS encoding metal ABC transporter solute-binding protein, Zn/Mn family — translated: MPRHRAVLSVTLAGLTAFVLAGCTSAQGVPSGSDDDGLRIVSSTTVYADLAQRIVGETATVEAVIDSAAVDPHDYEATARDGLAVRDADVVIMNGGGYDAFMHGLIESAGVEHVIAAVDFHHGSGDRAHDDDHEEGAEAGDHDHDHGHGGDHDHDHGHGGDHDHDHSFNEHVWYDPHTMIHLVEGVAAELADLAPEAAEVAEEGSAALISELEDLETRLSDIADEHAGDTAFFTEPVGGYFAAAAGLEDVTVDGFAEAVENGEGVAPAVLNDALKAIESGEVTVLIANAHTGGSETDRVIAAAEDSDVPVVEFTETIPDGSDYVTWMTGNADALSDALS